One window of Acanthochromis polyacanthus isolate Apoly-LR-REF ecotype Palm Island chromosome 19, KAUST_Apoly_ChrSc, whole genome shotgun sequence genomic DNA carries:
- the usp22 gene encoding ubiquitin carboxyl-terminal hydrolase 22, which produces MSPAGCPHVNGFKVDNWKQNLRVIYQCFVWSGSAETRKRKAKSCICHMCGAHLNRLHSCLYCVYFACFAKKHIHEHAKSKRHNLAIDLLYGGIYCFMCQDYIYDKEMEQIAKEEQRKAWKMQGIGEKYSTWEPTKRELELLRHNPKRRRITSNCTIGLRGLINLGNTCFMNCIVQALTHTPLLRDFFLSDRHKCEMQSNSCLVCEMSQLFQEFYSGHRSPHIPFRLLHLVWTHARHLAGYEQQDAHEFLIAALDVLHRHCKDDNGKKANNPNHCNCIIDQIFTGGLQSDVTCQVCHGVSTTIDPFWDISLDLPGSSTPFWPLSPGGDGSALNGESHTTGATTLTDCLRRFTRPEHLGSSAKIKCSGCHSYQESTKQLTMKKLPIVACFHLKRFEHSAKLRRKITTYVSFPLELDMTPFMASSKESRMNGQYQQTVDPFNNDNKYSLFAVVNHQGTLESGHYTTFIRQHKDQWFKCDDAIITKASIKDVLDSEGYLLFYHKQFLEYE; this is translated from the exons GCCAAGTCATGTATCTGCCACATGTGCGGTGCCCACCTCAACAGACTGCACTCCTGCCTCTACTGCGTCTACTTCGCCTGCTTTGCCAAAAAACATATCCACGAACATGCCAAGAGCAAAAGGCATAACCTAG CTATTGACCTGCTGTATGGGGGAATTTACTGCTTTATGTGCCAAGACTACATTTATGACAAAGAGATGGAACAGATTGCCAAAGAGGAACAAAGGAAAGCCTGGAAGATGCAAG GCATAGGGGAGAAGTACTCAACATGGGAGCCCACAAAGAGGGAGTTGGAGCTGCTTCGCCACAACCCCAAAAGGAGGAGAATTACCTCCAACTGTACAATTG GGTTGCGTGGTCTGATAAACCTGGGCAACACATGCTTTATGAACTGCATCGTCCAGGCACTGACGCACACTCCACTGCTGAGAGACTTCTTCCTGTCCGACCGACACAAATGCGAGATGCAGAGTAACTCCTGCTTGGTTTGTGAAATGTCGCAACTGTTTCAGGAG TTCTACTCAGGTCACCGCTCGCCTCACATCCCATTCCGCTTGCTCCACCTGGTTTGGACGCATGCACGTCACCTGGCCGGCTACGAGCAGCAGGACGCCCACGAGTTCCTCATTGCAGCACTGGACGTCCTGCACAGACACTGCAAAG ATGACAACGGGAAGAAAGCCAACAACCCGAACCACTGTAACTGCATCATCGACCAAATCTTTACAGGGGGTCTGCAGTCTGACGTCACCTGTCAAGTCTGCca TGGCGTTTCCACAACCATCGACCCGTTCTGGGACATCAGCCTGGACCTTCCAGGCTCCTCCACACCATTCTGGCCCCTCAGCCCCGGAGGAGACGGATCAGCACTTAATGGAGAAAGTCACACCACTGGAGCCACAACACTCACAGACTGTCTGCGCAG GTTCACCAGACCAGAGCACCTCGGAAGCAGTGCCAAGATCAAGTGCAGTGGTTGCCATAGTTACCAGGAGTCCACCAAGCAGCTGACCATGAAGAAGCTGCCCATCGTGGCTTGCTTTCACCTCAAA agGTTTGAGCATTCGGCCAAACTACGGCGGAAGATCACTACCTATGTCTCCTTTCCACTGGAGCTGGACATGACTCCTTTCATGGCCTCGAG TAAAGAGAGCCGGATGAACGGGCAGTACCAGCAGACTGTGGACCCCTTCAACAACGACAACAA GTATAGTTTGTTTGCAGTGGTGAACCACCAGGGGACACTAGAGAGTGGACATTACACCACTTTCATCCGGCAGCACAAGGACCAGTGGTTCAAATGTGACGACGCCATCATCACCAAGGCCAGCATCAAGGACGTACTGGATAGTGAAGG GTACCTTTTGTTTTACCACAAACAGTTCCTGGAGTATGAATAG